A single window of Nitrospiria bacterium DNA harbors:
- a CDS encoding RES family NAD+ phosphorylase, whose translation MREVYRISLAKHARDLSGRGARLIGGRWNRRDTGVIYTSEHRSLAAMEYLVHVSLPYLPAEIKIVSIGVPDTGIPKEIDPAKLPTDWNRYPAPFSLADIGTQWVSSMESLLFRVPSAVVPHEFNILINPAHPEMKSVKILKVENFEYDSRLHKN comes from the coding sequence ATGAGGGAGGTTTATCGGATTTCTCTCGCCAAGCATGCCCGGGACCTGTCCGGGAGAGGGGCTAGACTGATAGGAGGACGATGGAATAGAAGAGATACGGGGGTGATATATACTTCTGAACATCGGTCCCTTGCTGCGATGGAGTATCTGGTCCATGTCTCCTTACCATACCTTCCGGCAGAAATCAAAATTGTCTCGATCGGTGTCCCCGACACAGGTATTCCCAAGGAAATTGATCCCGCTAAATTGCCAACTGACTGGAACAGATATCCCGCTCCTTTTTCTTTAGCAGACATCGGGACACAATGGGTATCCAGCATGGAAAGTCTTTTATTTCGGGTGCCGTCCGCGGTTGTACCCCATGAGTTTAATATCCTCATTAATCCTGCCCACCCCGAGATGAAGTCCGTCAAAATCCTCAAAGTTGAAAACTTCGAATACGATAGTAGACTTCACAAGAACTGA
- a CDS encoding GxxExxY protein: protein MKSNSMIKKVQKIAVDVYKTLGSGHPEIVYDKAMQVGFRLEKIKYESQKVIELKYKDHCIGEAYPDLVIHNGQERLVVELKAVGGQMGIPEEQQLKNYLKILNFKEGLLINFQQPGKRDGNTEIEFREVFI, encoded by the coding sequence ATGAAAAGTAATTCAATGATTAAAAAAGTTCAAAAAATAGCCGTGGACGTTTATAAGACTTTAGGGTCCGGGCACCCTGAAATCGTTTACGATAAGGCAATGCAGGTTGGGTTTCGGCTTGAAAAAATAAAGTACGAGAGCCAAAAAGTAATTGAGTTGAAATATAAAGATCACTGTATCGGTGAGGCGTATCCTGATCTTGTTATACATAATGGGCAAGAAAGGTTAGTGGTTGAGCTTAAAGCCGTAGGGGGTCAGATGGGTATTCCCGAGGAGCAACAACTCAAAAATTATTTAAAAATTTTAAATTTTAAAGAGGGCCTTCTCATAAACTTTCAACAACCAGGAAAAAGGGACGGTAATACCGAAATTGAATTTAGGGAGGTCTTTATTTAA
- a CDS encoding antitoxin Xre/MbcA/ParS toxin-binding domain-containing protein, with the protein MKPLTIKERDEQAGEIFRKVFHKKPKSNMDVIEMSKEGISKASLMNFVRFLNFSPDQVARMLPITLRTIQRYSRKQKFNPTVSEHIIQLVFLVGRGIEVFGSREKFMSWFNSPSKALGGNVPSGLVSLKTGAQMVMEELGRIEYGVYA; encoded by the coding sequence ATGAAACCCTTAACAATCAAAGAGCGTGATGAGCAAGCCGGGGAAATATTCAGAAAGGTCTTTCACAAAAAGCCTAAATCCAACATGGACGTGATTGAAATGAGTAAAGAGGGGATTTCCAAAGCATCCCTCATGAATTTTGTGCGTTTTTTGAACTTTTCTCCGGATCAGGTAGCGCGTATGCTTCCCATTACCCTTCGCACGATTCAGAGGTATTCCAGAAAACAGAAGTTCAACCCTACCGTTTCGGAGCACATTATTCAGCTGGTGTTTCTCGTGGGAAGAGGCATTGAGGTGTTTGGGTCCCGGGAAAAGTTCATGTCCTGGTTTAATTCTCCAAGTAAAGCCTTGGGAGGGAATGTTCCCAGCGGTTTGGTCAGCCTTAAAACCGGCGCTCAAATGGTAATGGAAGAGTTGGGTCGGATTGAGTACGGTGTATATGCATGA